The Bdellovibrio sp. NC01 genome includes the window ACCCTACGGTCAGCAACGCAAACTTGAAATCGTGCGCGCCCTAGCAACGGATCCAAAGATTCTGTTGTTAGACGAACCTGCTGCCGGCATGAATCATTCGGAAACGCATCATTTGATGGAAACGATTGCGAAGATTCGTGAACAATTCAAATTAACGGTTCTATTGATTGAGCACGATATGAAACTGGTGATGGGTATTTGCGAAAACATCGTGGTTCTTGATCACGGTGTAAAAATCGAAGAAGGCGCACCTTTGCACATTCAAAATTCGCAAAAAGTTATCGAAGCCTACCTTGGCGTTGAGGAGGCTGAATGAGCTCCCCTATTATCCAAGCTGAAAATTTAAACGTACACTATGGCTCGATCCACGCTTTGAAAGGCATTACTTTCCAAGTGAACAAGGGCGAAGTTGTAAGTCTTATTGGCGCTAATGGTGCCGGCAAAACAACGACATTGCGTGCGCTATCTGGGCTTGTGCCATGCACTGGTAAATTGTATTTCGAAGATCAAGATCTGACGAAGGTTCCCACATTTAAACGTGTAGGTTTGGGACTTGCACAATCCCCTGAAGGGCGTGGCGTCTTCCCACAGATGAGCGTTGAAGAAAACCTGACGATGGGTGCTTATTCACGCTCTGACAAAGGCGGCATCAAACAAGACATGGATATGTGCTTGGAACTATTCCCTCGTTTGAAAGAGCGTCTGTGGCAAATGGCTGGCACGATGTCAGGTGGTGAACAGCAAATGCTTGCGATCAGCCGCGCATTGATGGCTCGTCCGAAGATTTTGTTATTGGATGAACCGTCTTTGGGATTGGCTCCGCTGATCGTTGCGCAAATTTTTGATATCGTTAAAAAACTAAATCAAGAAGGCATGACGATCTTGCTCGTTGAACAAAACGCAAGAATGGCTTTGAAGATTTCTCATCGTGCATATGTTTTGGAAACTGGAAAAATCGTTATGCAAGATTCGGCTGTGAATCTTTTAAATAACAATGAAGTTCGTAAGAGTTACCTTGGCGTCTAAAAATAAAAGGGCTTGCTAACCGCAAACCCTTTATTGACGCAAATCTCAACCAAAAGTAAGTCCGTGCCTTTAGGCCATCTTTTGCAAGATCACTTCGAATTCTGTACCGTGGCCGTCTTTGACTGGTGATTTCACTGATACTTTTCCTTCGTGGGCTTCAACGACGGCTTTTACAAACGTCAAACCCAAACCCATTCCGTATTCAG containing:
- a CDS encoding ABC transporter ATP-binding protein, whose amino-acid sequence is MSSPIIQAENLNVHYGSIHALKGITFQVNKGEVVSLIGANGAGKTTTLRALSGLVPCTGKLYFEDQDLTKVPTFKRVGLGLAQSPEGRGVFPQMSVEENLTMGAYSRSDKGGIKQDMDMCLELFPRLKERLWQMAGTMSGGEQQMLAISRALMARPKILLLDEPSLGLAPLIVAQIFDIVKKLNQEGMTILLVEQNARMALKISHRAYVLETGKIVMQDSAVNLLNNNEVRKSYLGV